One Panicum virgatum strain AP13 chromosome 9K, P.virgatum_v5, whole genome shotgun sequence genomic region harbors:
- the LOC120647930 gene encoding zinc finger BED domain-containing protein RICESLEEPER 2-like, protein MARRRPSAPLRNGAGSEGQPSGPSALGVAMPGVDEHPGDDHLADELEMEDDDDVREDAAVLFGIDVGDGNVPNNVIDVNAEAGAGDGGGGATMAAGCGSTDTHGASSSGKRKSSVWADFKEVKENDVRVAAICNICSKRLSARSCSGTGHLIRHQASCRKKVDHAHRVQSRLALNRDSFRNWVYDPAVARTELCRLIARLDLPLGIGETQAWEDYITRAHNPQFVKVSRQTTTRDLGKLFADRRDVLMKSVLPAASSVSLTSDIWSGNAKEDYVSVVAHYVNSDWELQKRVLGLRLIEVKHSGENIAERIASVVEEFGLIDKIFAVTLDNASSNAKAMETLAPMFFGYLGSDPAPIASDPNKRKYCLVHQRCACHIINLIVKSGLKRLKPVTEDFRTAINFLNSSNQRIALFKEYCNAKGVRPRKFGLDMDVRWNSTYLMLKHLMPYKDIFSVFINSHYDSELLTRNHWYAAEKVMEFLELFYDSTVVLSGVYYPTSPLVLHHILEIASHLHAAERDHNLRTIVAPIKLKFLKYWEDIPLLYSYAFILDPRAKMRGFFNVLELLAESFGGTYSSYYADVKIELYKLFTKYENKFGAARSQRVAQPSAQSGKKKQAWGRIFGGRGGSGSGVVGPPPSSTSCSSSSAVSELSAYLDSDCVTAYDDDFDILFWWRDHKLTYPILSIMARDITSVPVSTVSSESCFSLTGRILEERRRRLLPENVEMLTCIKDWELGARREQHEAEDTELEEAFKNLFLDDEGAGGGGAVS, encoded by the coding sequence ATGGCTCGGCGCCGGCCCAGTGCTCCGTTGAGGAACGGTGCTGGAAGCGAGGGTCAACCGTCCGGCCCGTCCGCGCTCGGGGTCGCAATGCCGGGGGTGGATGAGCATCCTGGCGACGACCACCTAGCGGATGAGTTGGAaatggaggacgacgacgacgtccgTGAGGACGCTGCGGTGTTGTTCGGTATCGATGTCGGTGACGGCAACGTTCCGAACAACGTTATTGATGTCAATGCAGAGGCCGGTGCCGGCGACGGTGGTGGAGGGGCCACGATGGCAGCAGGGTGCGGCTCCACCGACACTCATGGTGCCTCATCTTCAGGTAAACGCAAATCCAGTGTCTGGGCTGATTTCAAGGAGGTCAAGGAAAATGATGTGCGAGTTGCTGCTATCTGTAACATTTGTAGCAAGAGATTGTCTGCTAGATCTTGTTCTGGTACTGGTCATTTGATTAGGCACCAGGCTTCCTGTAGGAAAAAGGTTGATCATGCTCATAGGGTCCAGTCTAGGCTTGCTCTGAATCGTGATAGTTTCCGCAACTGGGTTTATGATCCTGCTGTTGCTCGTACTGAGTTgtgccggttgattgctaggctGGACCTTCCATTAGGCATAGGTGAGACACAGGCATGGGAGGATTACATTACTCGTGCTCATAATCCTCAATTTGTTAAGGTTTCTAGACAGACCACTACTAGAGATCTTGGTAAACTCTTTGCTGATCGACGTGATGTGCTTATGAAATCTGTGTTGCCTGCTGCTTCTTCTGTTTCTTTAACTTCAGACATTTGGTCTGGCAATGCTAAGGAGGACTATGTTAGTGTGGTTGCTCATTATGTCAATTCTGATTGGGAGTTACAAAAAAGGGTTCTCGGTTTAAGGCTGATTGAGGTTAAACATTCTGGTGAAAACATTGCCGAAAGGATTGCTAGTGTGGTTGAGGAGTTTGGTTTGATTGATAAGATTTTTGCTGTCACTCTAGACAATGCTTCTTCTAATGCTAAGGCTATGGAGACTTTGGCACCTATGTTCTTTGGTTACTTGGGTTCTGATCCTGCACCTATAGCTTCTGATCCTAATAAGCGTAAGTATTGTCTTGTGCATCAACGTTGTGCATGTCATATCATTAATCTTATTGTCAAATCTGGACTGAAAAGGTTGAAACCTGTTACAGAAGATTTTAGAACTGCAATTAACTTCTTAAATTCCTCTAATCAAAGAATTGCACTGTTTAAGGAATATTGTAATGCTAAAGGTGTTAGACCTAGAAAGTTTGGCTTGGACATGGATGTTAGATGGAATTCCACATACCTGATGCTTAAACATTTGATGCCATACAAGGATATCTTTTCTGTGTTCATTAACTCTCATTATGATTCAGAATTGTTGACTAGAAATCATTGGTATGCTGCTGAAAAGGTAATGGAATTTCTGGAACTCTTCTATGATTCAACTGTTGTTCTATCTGGTGTTTATTATCCCACAAGTCCACTTGTTTTGCATCATATCTTAGAGATTGCTTCTCATTTGCATGCTGCTGAAAGAGATCATAACCTTAGAACTATTGTTGCTCCAATAAAGCTTAAATTTCTTAAATATTGGGAGGACATACCACTGCTTTAttcatatgcattcatactTGATCCTAGAGCTAAAATGAGAGGATTCTTTAATGTGCTGGAATTACTTGCTGAAAGTTTTGGAGGCACTTACAGTTCATATTATGCTGATGTTAAAATTGAATTGTATAAACTGTTTACAAAATATGAGAACAAGTTTGGTGCAGCTAGATCTCAAAGGGTTGCACAGCCATCAGCTCAATCAGGTAAGAAAAAGCAGGCATGGGGAAGGATCTTTGGAGGCCGTGGTGGTTCTGGTTCAGGTGTTGTTGGTCCTCCTCCCTCTTCCACTTCATGTTCATCTTCCTCTGCTGTTAGTGAGCTCTCTGCTTACTTAGATAGTGATTGTGTCACTGCTTATGATGATGACTTTGACATACTTTTTTGGTGGCGTGACCATAAGCTAACCTATCCAATCCTATCTATAATGGCTAGAGATATCACGTCTGTTCCTGTATCTACTGTCTCTTCCGAGTCTTGTTTCAGTTTAACAGGAAGGATCCTTGaagagcggcgacggcgcctcTTGCCAGAGAACGTGGAGATGCTTACCTGCATCAAGGATTGGGAGTTAGGGGCAAGAAGAGAACAGCATGAAGCCGAGGACACAGAGCTGGAGGAAGCATTCAAGAACCTCTTTCTTGATGATGAaggagctggtggtggtggggctgTGAGCTGA